The Cylindrospermopsis curvispora GIHE-G1 genome contains a region encoding:
- a CDS encoding helicase C-terminal domain-containing protein produces the protein MIEAEVHLSLHNFLRSQVGFPTWPHHLTMARLVARAFRLGRSALIQVGALCGYQGRYRTSFIASALMWPGPVIIVALPEIQQRLVKIEIPLLQQWLGTTKSIRIGDVWPNPYFQGLLLTSPESWLKEQLSNQHVGFPTHIPTIIDGVDDLEDWVRNQLTQNLEPQDWDQLMWACPQQADLIREVRVKLTHELFQHPENPYHCYLICQREIEILQTLFSSLNPDHLPAIWRSFQACFYNAINNSVAPVGLTSSLFWATVARRQGLFYLHCAPVELATKLAPIWERQPVVLIGSALEPETEAPLFRQRLGLVDITCLKFSSENHGEAIQIYVPHKLPLPNTPEFQASFIHQVRTLICLSATALGLTVVLVGDVPLKSRVAAILAADFGSRVQVEKTCLDDNGILVSGWEFWRSHQSVLPAPQLLIIATLPLPSLENPLVAGRVAYYKRSHQDWFRLYLLPTALSELQRALAPVRESQGIVALLDSRVVNRSYGSQILACLSPRARLDYLDPSLFSSHTPENY, from the coding sequence GTGATTGAGGCTGAGGTTCATTTGTCATTACATAATTTCCTGCGCTCCCAGGTGGGTTTTCCAACTTGGCCTCATCACTTAACGATGGCCAGGTTGGTAGCTAGGGCTTTTCGTTTGGGACGCAGTGCTTTAATTCAAGTTGGAGCTCTTTGTGGTTATCAAGGAAGATACCGAACAAGTTTTATTGCCTCAGCTTTAATGTGGCCTGGTCCAGTAATTATCGTAGCATTACCAGAAATTCAGCAAAGATTGGTCAAGATAGAAATACCTCTTCTTCAACAGTGGTTAGGAACAACGAAATCTATTAGAATAGGTGATGTTTGGCCCAATCCTTATTTTCAAGGGTTACTATTAACATCTCCTGAATCGTGGCTAAAAGAGCAGTTGAGTAATCAACACGTTGGTTTCCCCACCCATATTCCTACTATTATTGATGGTGTGGACGATTTAGAAGATTGGGTACGTAATCAGTTGACCCAAAACCTTGAACCCCAGGACTGGGATCAGCTCATGTGGGCTTGTCCCCAACAAGCGGATTTAATCCGGGAAGTGAGGGTAAAATTAACTCATGAATTGTTTCAGCATCCAGAAAATCCATACCACTGTTATCTAATTTGCCAACGGGAAATTGAAATTTTACAAACTCTGTTTTCCTCTTTAAATCCTGACCATCTCCCAGCTATATGGCGTAGTTTTCAGGCATGTTTCTACAACGCTATTAACAATTCCGTGGCACCTGTCGGTCTTACTTCTTCCCTTTTTTGGGCCACTGTTGCTCGTCGTCAAGGTCTATTTTATTTACATTGTGCACCCGTAGAATTAGCGACAAAATTGGCACCTATTTGGGAACGACAACCGGTGGTGTTAATTGGTAGTGCTTTGGAACCAGAAACGGAAGCACCCCTATTTCGTCAACGATTGGGTTTAGTAGATATAACTTGTTTGAAGTTTTCCAGTGAAAATCATGGTGAAGCTATTCAAATTTATGTACCTCATAAGTTACCTTTGCCCAATACACCGGAATTTCAAGCTTCATTTATTCATCAGGTCCGCACCCTGATATGTTTGAGTGCCACGGCTTTGGGTCTAACTGTAGTGTTAGTCGGTGACGTACCTCTCAAAAGTAGAGTAGCAGCCATTTTAGCTGCTGACTTCGGTTCACGAGTTCAAGTGGAAAAAACTTGTTTGGATGATAATGGCATTCTGGTCAGTGGTTGGGAATTTTGGCGATCGCACCAGAGTGTTTTGCCCGCACCCCAGTTATTGATTATTGCCACTCTACCCCTACCATCCCTAGAGAACCCTTTAGTAGCTGGTAGGGTAGCTTATTACAAGCGATCGCACCAGGACTGGTTTAGACTGTACCTGCTACCTACTGCGCTGAGTGAGTTACAACGGGCCCTGGCTCCCGTGAGAGAAAGCCAGGGGATAGTAGCCTTATTGGATAGTCGTGTGGTCAATCGCAGTTATGGATCCCAGATTCTTGCTTGTCTTAGCCCCCGAGCACGCTTA